The sequence ATGTAGAGTTGAATGCAAGAAAATTCCCAACAAATTGCTTTGTAATATATACCCACCACAAAATTAAGTTTAGTCCCTTGCAAACAATGGTTTCTTgcaactattattttattttgtgtatgtttgccgaaatgattattatttttttaaaattttatttgaggaCATTGTAATATATAACTTTAGATTTTGTGAGAATTGTTccatatttttcatcaaaaatctTAATActggttttgtttatttattgattgattGGTTCTAACTCTGTCCATTGTAATTAACAATTTGAAGTTGTTTTACTTAAATGAGCTTGGATCACACAATTATTGGTGTGATAAGCTTCAAATATTAACGTGGAAACCAAAAGAGCAATTGTCATTGGAGAATGaagagtaaaaaacaaaaatgttttcaaagtaTGTGCCGTGAATTAAGGTTATGTTTTGTCTCTATAAACCCAAGgcatattaaaagaaaaaaaaaaccaacataaaaAACCTTTAGTTTGTGGTTAGTTTGCTTGATATATATATCATGTGCTTGATATTTTGTTTCTAGATGAAAACTATTGTAACATATGAAGGGAATGatattttgtattgtattttatagatagaattattgcaagtataggACAAATAAGGGGTTGTACAACATGCAATTGACGAATTTTATGTTGTGTTGATTGTTTTCTATTACATAAAATGATCCCGCGCATTGCGCGGGTTAAACgctagtaaaaataaaaaactgaaggAAAATATGATTTTACCATGTGAAAAAAGTTTCATGCTTAATTTAGTAgatcttttgttattttcagtTAACAATGACGACTCTTcgaaaaatcaaattaataaaattttatttgaaggtttaaaaaataaaaaatataatttaaacagcccaaaataccaaatgatggaattaataataaatcttCTACGCAAGTATGCAGCCAGGCTGAATAATAAGAATTAAGAAGTAACCCATAAGACAATGgagcagaaaataaaaaagcacaAGTGAAGTGGGCCAAAGGCCCAGAGCTAAGTGACGAGTGACGTGTGACGACAAGACAAGGCGAGGTTTTTCTAACCCTTCATCATCTTTATCTCTATCACTCTCAGTAGTCTATCTTTGGCTTTGCTGTGAAAGAGTCTCAACTGAGCTCGAGCTTGTGCATGAGCTTTGCCAAAGCCTGAAGGTTAGCTCTCTTTTGGATTGCTTCCCTCTATGATGCTATTGGTTGCCATGGCTATGAGTGACCCATCTCTTCTCTTGTTTAATGTAGTTTCACTCACTGggttcatgttcatgttcattACTAGCTAGGTTCATGTTCATTCTTAGGTTTGAATTTGATGAAATATTCATTGCTAAATTTCACACGAGTGAGAGGTAAAATTGTAGGGTTCGGTTCAGAGTGGGGTTTTTGGTGGTGTGGGTTTCGGTTTCACACGAGATGAAATTCGGTACCTAATACCCAAGCAatggattttaaattttctattcatttcTTGTATAATTGATCTTTTACTTATActctaaacttaaaatttttttgttcggatgatgaaaaatctAAGACCGAGTTTcggtgacttttttttttttttttaaatattttaaaaatattaaatttaaattataaaacccaaaatttaagattttattgcTTCTTTCAGCTTTATTCTGCAATGTTCTGTTGATCAAATTGGCTGCAACCTAATAATACTAAGTAGGTGACTTTATCAACCCATTTAGTAAGCCATTCTTTTTCACATCTTTGCCAAAACTTCTACTTTGCAGAGTGCTTTGATATGCTTATCTAAGCAACATTTTGTGCTAaccttatatgaatttttttaatatgtattgGTGTCGTTGGATTTGATTATATTGGTTGAAACTTGGCTATATGATGTTTCCAAAATGActttactatttaaattttatttgttaattaccCTTAATTTATTGTTAAGTTGGtgctaaattttattaaaaatcatattttgagaggtactttaaaaaaaaaaaattattccaatCTTCTGTTAAATTTGATCGAAATAGTAAGCTCATAATTTGATCTCCATTATGATTTCAAATTTAACTTTCTTGTACCTGTTCGATAGTTATCATCATTGAAAGTGtcaaagtttataattttagtaaaaattttgtagtttgttATTGTGATTTTCATGTTTAGTTTCGGCagaaatataataaagatgACTGTGAAAGGCTTATTtcgtttattattttaatttatgaaaggaTCTAAGAATATATTCCCCTCTCAATAATGGTTTTATACCCCAATTGTTTTAGGGGCTCTATATACTTGAGAGACTCTTTGAAGTTTAAGTTTCTGAGTATGCTTTCAGTTTTCGATATTACTTTCTGGGGTCTATGTCAAATTTATGTTTCATCccccctctctctttttgtatcattgcattattattattatttttagtaatgAGTTTTGTGTGGTCAGTCAAAAAAAGGGaatgtaatttttatatataattacagGTTATTTATGGTAGTGTTATAGGGATTTGGCCATCTTTATGTAGCTGTTGggcatgatttttatttaaaaagattcTATTGATCGTTTACGGAATGCAGTGGCTAAAGTGAGACTTTGAATTAGAATCTCAAATGAATTAATTTGTTGGCTATCTCAGTGCTAAGAAAACACCATACACTGCTGATTTGTTTTTTTCAGATGGTTACTATTAGTTTCATTATATATAGGCGTTAATGTTGGCTGGCACATTGACAAAACAATTGACCATAGATGAAATGTGCTATATATAATACTTGAGGGTGGATAGCACAATGACGGATATGCCACAAAGTGTTCCTACAAGAAATGTGCAAGCGAATAAAGACCTACTCTTCTaagtttatgaaaattattttgaaggaaaaatgtCCACAAAAACTTATTTCTTTCAGTAGGTTAATTACttactttcaacaaaaacaattttcaacaACTTGCTTTGTTGGGTTAATTACTTTGTTTTTCTAAttgacttattttattttattttattttttatttttcttaaatggaAAGATTTATATACACAAATGTTCTTTGTTAACTTAAATTTGCTAAAAGTTTCATCCTTTTTTAGTCAATTCGTATTCTCTTGATATTATAACTTTCTGCACTAttcttgattaaaaagaaaaagaaaaagaaaatcataatatGCTTCGAGCCATATTATGAATAGAAAATGAAACATATTCATTTTGAAACTAGTACTATTAATACATATAGAAAGCGTCATAATGGGGTATGATGATGTGTTAGATTTGTCTTTAACAACTTATTTGTAATGGGGTTTGGTTGATTGTTGGAGTCCATCCACTTAGTCAATCTTAGTGTGACAATCACCCACTTCTTTACTTCTTGTTTCTTTGATTAAATTGCATATTCCATCCTCAacctttgattattattattatttctgaAGATTCAACCTTTaagttttatttcaaaatcatcagtatattttaaaatgtttcatttttaGTCCTATGCTTTCCAAATTGTTTCCAAAGAGTTCTTATTGTCATGTGATGAATAAAATTGTTGACGTGACAAACAAGATTCATGCCATATCAAAGTGACCTcatttcatgaattttttttgctaagccATCATTTTGGATCCTTTAATTGACaagaaggaaaatttttaaaacattttagagTATAAGGAAAGTTTTGAAACAGAATTCAAAGGTTGAGGACCAAGTATGCAatttaacttcttcttcttcttcttcttcttcttctttttttgcgaTATTGTGTTTGTGTAATTTGTAGATGGATGGTTATAGGTTAAATTTTCCAATGACTAATAATTGCGATTGGCCTATGTTGAGTGTGTAattaaatttagttaaaatCGTCTTTTACTTTGGGAAGATATATAACCAGTGAACTACCATTTAGTGGTCTGAATTTTTGAAGTTATTTGAGTACAATTGAAGTCATTAGTACTTTGAGCATCAACATTTGTCTTTATCATTTCAGGGGCATGGTTGAGCTACAAGAATAAGTGGAAAAGAGGTTAAACAGATGAGCTTTGGAAATATTAGCTGTAACAGCTTTTGGTTCCTTTGTCATTATCATATACACGCATAGAGCTGAAAGCATCCATTTTAGACCAAGAGTGTCTCTTAAAGGAATACATAGATCTTCTTCCATGAATTCTCTCTATTCACCTACTTCTTTCCTCCTTCCATCACATAGATGGCAGTTCACACCATGTCTTCAAGTACAACCACAAAATTTATATGTTCACCGCCTCTTGccactttctctctcctctgcACTAAAATCAAACTGTCCTTTACGTGCTCATAAGTCATCCATTGGTGCTACAATTCCCCCAAATGAGGGAGCGAGTATACGTAATTAACTTCGAAGACTTTGTTGAAAAAGATTGGTCATTTCTTGATTCGGATAATTTGATATCTGGAGAGGAgcttaacaaaaatattgatcGCATTATTTGCGGGGGAGATTGAAGAAACTTCTAAAGTGTTGGTTTCAATTGGTTCCGAAGGATTTTTAGATCAGTTGGTTGATTCGTCAAAATGCCAACTCTTGCTTGTCGTCCACGATTCACTTTTTCTGTTAGCTGgcatcaaagaaaaatatgacaaGGTTAAATGTTGGCAAGGAGAACTTATACATGTGCCAGAGAAGTGGAGGCCACTAGATGTTGTGTTCCTCTATTTTCTTCCTGCTTTGTCCTTTAATCTTGACCAGGTTTTTGGAGCTCTTGCAAAACTTTGTTTGCCAGGTAACCTTTTATTAGATAGTGTTGTGGGTGTCATTAATGTTAAATTAATAGTTTCATTTTAAAGTAGCATTGGACTCTTTCTATTTGTGGGTAAAGGATTTCGCCCAAGACATCTAAATATATTCATTGAtaggaaaaataattaatgtggACAAAtattggatttttcttttcatcGATTACCTGACTCAGTTCAACCTAGtgaagttttattaatttggtATGTTAAAAAGGTTTAACCTTGAAATTATAACTGGTTAATAATacaatttgttaacttttttgagaaacacacacacacacacacatatatataggttaCTTCAGATTGCGCTACTCTAGTGGAAACATCTTTTATAGTACAGATGATGAGATGGTGTGATTGAAACTGTATCAAATCATAATGTTGTGTGTCTGTCAAAAAAGGGGGTGTTTTGTGGGGTGGGGGTGGATCCTTAGATTGTGCTCTTGCTTCCTATTATGTTACTACTTGCAATTCTGAGCTTTTTCTTATGCTTCTACAGGAGCAAGGGTGGTTATTAGCCATCCCCAAGGAAGGGACGTCTtaaagcagcagcagcaacaaaaTCCTGATGTCATAATTTCTGATTTGCCCGAAAAGATGACATTACAGAAGGTGGCAGCTGATCATTCTTTTGATGTGGCTGAATTTGTAGATGAACCTGGTTTTTATCTTGCCGTTTTGAAGTTCTCTGATGTAAGATGTGGAATTTTTACCATAATTTTCTAGAGCTTTGACACGGTTTTAGAAATATTCTCATCAGTGAATATAATGCAAGTCGCAGAATCAAATGACCGAAACTCGGTTACAAATGCCTTCCTCGTCAAAGGCCACTAGCTGAATGATACATGAATGGAGTTTACCACAAAGCTTCTAGTATAGAAGTTGGTACATGAGCAGAAACTAAGCTAGCAGGTTGATACAATTGTTTATATAAAACAGAAGACAAGGTATGTTGAAAACCCAAGACAGATTGGGAGGAGAAAGCAAGCAAAGAGATTTAGCCAAACAGCTCAACTTCTTCTCAGCTCTTACAGTTGCACAAATTGTCACATTAAAGCTCTTTCTTAACACATCAAATGAAGTTTAgtttaggtaaaaaaaaaaatctgctcTTAATTTCTTGCATCAGAGAACTTCAAAACGGCAAGATAAAAACCAAGTTCATCTACAAATTCAGCCACATCAAAAGAATGATCAGCTGCCACCTTCTGTAATGTCATCTTCTCGGGCAAATCAGAAATTATGACATCAGGAttttgttgctgctgctgctttaAGACGTCCCTTCCTTGGGGATGGCTAATAACCACCCTTGCCCCTGTAGAAGCATAAGAAAAAGCTCAGAATTGCAAGTAGTAACATAATAGGAAGCAAGAGCACAATCTAAGGATCCACCCCCACCCCACAAAACACCCCCATTTTTGACAGACACACAACATTATGATTTGATACAGTTTCAATCACACCATCTCATCATCTGTACTATAAAAGATGTTTCCACTAGAGTAGCGCAATCTGAAGtaacctatatatatgtgtgtgtgtgtgtgtgtttctcaaaaaagttaacaaattgtATTATTAACCAGTTATAATTTCAAGGTTAAACCTTTTTAACATaccaaattaataaaacttcaCTAGGTTGAACTGAGTCAGGTAAtcagatgaaaagaaaaaatccaatatttgtccacattaattatttttcctaTCAATGAATATATTTAGATGTCTTGGGCGAAATCCTTTACCCACAAATAGAAAGAGTCCAATGCTACTTTAAAATGAAACTATTAATTTAACATTAATGACACCCACAACACTATCTAATAAAAGGTTACCTGGCAAACAAAGTTTTGCAAGAGCTCCAAAAACCTGGTCAAGATTAAAGGACAAAGCAGGAAGAAAATAGAGGAACACAACATCTAGTGGCCTCCACTTCTCTGGCACATGTATAAGTTCTCCTTGCCAACATTTAACCttgtcatatttttctttgatgcCAGCTAACAGAAAAAGTGAATCGTGGACGACAAGCAAGAGTTGGCATTTTGACGAATCAACCAACTGATCTAAAAATCCTTCGGAACCAATTGAAACCAACACTTTAGAAGTTTCTTCAATCTCCCCTGCAGAAATAATGCgatcaatatttttgttaagcTCCTCTCCAGATATCAAATTATCTGAATCAAGAAATGACCAATCTTTTTCAA comes from Castanea sativa cultivar Marrone di Chiusa Pesio chromosome 3, ASM4071231v1 and encodes:
- the LOC142628440 gene encoding uncharacterized protein LOC142628440, with translation MHIEKTFCPELIITQTHLKLSKTYSEADLENTLPTPNQAIFSSSLTTRAPPRRWSRRGVVLNRRRPTQPQGAWLSYKNKWKRGEIEETSKVLVSIGSEGFLDQLVDSSKCQLLLVVHDSLFLLAGIKEKYDKVKCWQGELIHVPEKWRPLDVVFLYFLPALSFNLDQVFGALAKLCLPGARVVISHPQGRDVLKQQQQQNPDVIISDLPEKMTLQKVAADHSFDVAEFVDELGFYLAVLKFSDARN